In Musa acuminata AAA Group cultivar baxijiao chromosome BXJ3-9, Cavendish_Baxijiao_AAA, whole genome shotgun sequence, a single genomic region encodes these proteins:
- the LOC135649109 gene encoding cytochrome P450 78A5-like, producing MDSAFHLFLLPNASALPSIAAVIVFAISVLWLYPGGLAWALSRADRSIPGPPGHGPPPLRFRRAPCPRQARRVAQSLRLEGLLPRLHTLRLVKPPRHSPGDPQQLGLRRSPCPYELLFHRRVLAQSQEDHRHLSVQSDEKHRKAIGQQMIHDVMASTETDGIVGIKKVLHYGSLNNVMMSDVDKRFDFGKVEGMELERPVTEGYELLGAFNWSDHFPPLA from the coding sequence ATGGACTCTGCTTTCCACCTCTTCCTTCTCCCGAATGCGTCGGCTCTGCCTTCGATTGCGGCCGTTATCGTCTTCGCCATCTCTGTCCTCTGGCTCTACCCCGGCGGCCTCGCGTGGGCGCTCTCCAGAGCCGACCGATCTATCCCCGGGCCCCCGGGGCATGGTCCTCCCCCTCTCCGGTTCCGCCGCGCACCGTGTCCTCGCCAGGCTCGCCGAGTCGCTCAAAGCCTCCGACTTGAAGGCCTTCTCCCTCGGCTTCACACGCTTCGTCTTGTCAAGCCACCCCGACACAGCCCGGGCGATCCTCAACAGCTCGGCCTTCGCCGATCGCCCTGTCCCTACGAGCTCCTCTTCCACCGGCGAGTACTGGCGCAATCTCAGGAGGATCACCGCCACCTATCTGTTCAGTCCGACGAGAAGCATAGGAAGGCCATCGGTCAGCAAATGATCCACGACGTAATGGCAAGCACAGAGACGGACGGGATCGTGGGGATAAAGAAAGTTCTGCACTATGGGTCTCTGAACAACGTGATGATGAGCGATGTTGACAAAAGATTCGATTTTGGGAAGGTCGAAGGCATGGAGTTGGAAAGGCCGGTCACGGAAGGGTATGAGCTACTTGGCGCGTTCAACTGGAGCGACCACTTTCCTCCATTGGCATGA
- the LOC103999135 gene encoding uncharacterized protein LOC103999135, which translates to MGRWVRPEVFPLMAAMTFVTSMCVFQLTRNMLMNPDVRINKTNRTTAVLENAEEGEKYSQHSLRRFLSHRPPEVFPALNRFFSSADE; encoded by the exons ATGGGTCGTTGGGTGAGACCAGAG GTTTTCCCGCTCATGGCGGCGATGACCTTCGTGACGAGTATGTGCGTGTTCCAGCTCACGCGGAATATGCTCATGAACCCTGATGTCAG GATCAACAAGACGAATCGCACCACAGCGGTGCTCGAGAACGCAGAGGAAGGTGAGAAGTATAGCCAACACAGCCTGCGCAGGTTCCTCAGCCATCGCCCCCCCGAAGTGTTTCCGGCTCTCAATCGCTTCTTCTCCAGCGCTGACGAATAG